The Cucumis melo cultivar AY chromosome 9, USDA_Cmelo_AY_1.0, whole genome shotgun sequence genome includes the window TCCTATCACCAATAGATATTACTATGGATAAATTATATGAACGTGTTATCATCtttacaaagaaaaaaatgtagTGTACTTAAAATTTTAAAGCTTTGATTGGTATATTTGCAAATAAacctaaaattaaataacttcAAACCAACTCTAAATTATTATTGAAGTTTTAAGTCTATCATTCATATgatcttttatttatattaatcaCTGACAAACTCCACAAACTAAATCTAGATTTTgctacatttatttttattttagcaTGATTCTATATCtacttaaaataaaataactatcCAAGTGCCCTTAAATAACTATTCCTTCTGTTTTCCTCCCTTTCTCTACAcattttcatattaattatgTGATGAAAAGCAGATATAATTTGCTTTCATTAagtgtttttgttttctttttaaatggAAAGTATATGGTGTAACTACAACTTTTGAATGTTATTAAACAAAGTCCATAATGCAAACTTTTCTAATGGTCTTCATTGAAAAGCCTAATgctatttattttttctaatgCATTCATGCATGTGTATACAACCAATacaacatttttctttttttaaaagaaaaataacagaaaaaaataaaaaagaataaaacattttctttttctactttcagAATTCCACTCAACTCAAAGAGTTGTATTTATATAGATGGACAAACAAGGACTTGGCCTATCTTCCCAAATTTAATTGGCTTTTACAACAAAGCCATAGAAAGTATTGGTAGAGAGGACAAAACACAATTATTTTGGAGTTCATATTTTCAGAAAGACTTGTAGTTAACTTTGTATGAAGTTAAGAAAAACTGTAAATTGAGCGTACCATCTCTTCCAATGGGCACAGTTATATCTAATACACCTTTTTAGTTCCTatgtatttctttctttctttctttttttagtttctaTTTAATCCCTACCTTTCAAAATTCACATATTTAGtctttaagttttgattttgatttcaatttaattcccaagtttcaaaatattacaattttacCTTTAGGATTCgagttttatttcaatttagttCTTAAACTTCAAGACTTTACATTTTTAACTTCGTACTTACTTACATATATTGATGTCAATgttttcttatttaatttaaacTAGTCATgaagttaaattttaaatttaattctaAAAGCGATGAAAaagtgaaatttaattaattataatgttttcaaaatattttatatagGAATAGACGGAAAATCTTCACGGTTAATAATAAGTATTtagtaaaaattaaaattaaaaaactataaatattaaaatttaaaaactaaattgaaataaaattcaaatttaaatgataaaattgtaatattttgaaatctaaaaactaaattaaaatcatacTGAAAACTTGAAAAACTTGAAAGACCAAATGTGTATTGAGGCCTAAATTAAAAACTAGATCCAAAACTCAAATAAAAAGGTACTTTTTTCCCTAAATTATAACATAAAAAGAAGGGCTCCTACAACAAAAATAAGATTTGCTACAAAGGGATCCAAAAATCTTACGATTATATCTGTAAACCCCAGTTTGTGCCTCTTCTTCCTGCAATGAATAAACATGTGGGTAAGATAAAGATTTGATGAATCCATGAAATACACTTTTGAGGTTTGAAGAGATTTCCTACAAATGGAAGAAATACAAGAATGATGAAACTGAAGTATGATAACGGGATATGGGGTCTTGTGTTTATTTccaacaaaaatgaaaaaaacccAAAGTCAACATTAATCATTATTCTCCACAAGAATCGACACACCACACCCCTCATCATTTTTAAAGCAAATGCATGAGATTCATAcccttttctctctttctttctagCATATTCCAATTATCATTAACACTTGACTTTGTATACAGGAGAAATAAACTCACCAAAACCAAAAGTTTTACTCAAATTCAACTTCATCATAGTTTATGTTTATTTCTTGGGATCCAAAAGTAGTTTCTCTTTCACCATGTACTATACTATTCATTGAAAAGTAAAACATTATATATGTTTAAGAATACTTTTAAAATTAGCATTTTTCTCGATGCAAATAACATCTCAGTAGACTCCACTACTACATccaagaaatatatatatatagggaaaAGGTAGGAATTTTGTTGGTGAGAACACTAATAGAACCCAATAAAAAATGCAAAACAGAAAGCCCAGGATGGCTACTTATTTACATAAAGTATCTTTTTTGATGCAATAAGATTATAGGATAAGAAGATAGCAATCAACATTAAGCACAATGGgatttgtttatgcttttaatgtagataaagagagagagagatagagcgCTGTATTCCAGCATCCATGCACCCTGTAGTCCTCAACATAACATAATACATAACTTTCAAAAACAGGCTAAAACAAAAGACAGTACAAACAAAGTCCATCAATCACATGCAGAAAAACAACACACATATCTacattattaattttttctttttttaaatatccatcaatgtcttcttttttttttttaaatatccgTGACTCAAATGAGTCATAAGACAATCCCGACCCTACAATGTTTAGGTAATCACTACCATAGATTGAACCCATCATTTCTACTTGTGTTCTTCTATTTAGCTATAGATGGATTGTTTACATCTATACATCCATATATATCTTTACCAAGTTCAGCTTCAGTTCTTTATCTATTTCTTTGTAAAGAAAACACTCACAAACCAGTAACTCAATCATAATCCAAACCCCACAAATTCTCTTTTTCCCTCTCATATTTCTCACACTTAAATCCCCCATTTCTCATTTCCATTCTCAATCTCCCCTATAACACTCACTTCACAGTTCAACTACTAAACCATGCTAcctctccttctccttcttcctcttttaGCCACCGCAGTCTCCTCGGTTGCCACTGGTCCTGCGGCTACATACCCGGCCACCCAACTCCTAAATGTCAAAGACACAATCAAAGAAACAGAAACCACACCCTCTAGATTACCACAAGATCTCAACCTCCATGAAAACTACCCTCTTTTTGAGTTAGACAACAACAGCAGTCAGAGTCAATGGAAGCTCAAGCTCTTCCATAGAGATAAGCTGCCCCTCAACTTCGACACCAACCATCCCCGTCGTTTCAAGGAGCGTATCAGCAGAGATTCCAAAAGGGTCTCCTCTCTGCTCCGCCTACTCTCCAATGCCAGCGATGAGCAGGTGATCAGGGGTGAAGCTAAGAAGGAAGAAGGGAGCCAATTCCCCTCCTTCGAATTCATATAAACATACTCAATATTGTTTCAAAgattatatataacaaaatgttGGGATATagaaattttgtttctttctgattttgcttcttttttcatttttggctGTGGCCGTGCAGGTGACGGACTTCGGGTCGGATGTGGTCTCCGGCACGGAGCAGGGGAGCGGAGAGTACTTCGTAAGGATAGGCGTCGGCAGCCCGCCGAGGAGCCAATACGTGGTTATTGATTCCGGCAGCGACATTGTATGGGTGCAATGCCAGCCCTGCAGCGAATGCTACCAACAATCCGACCCGGTGTTTGACCCGGCCGGTTCCGCCACCTACGCCGGAATCTCCTGCGACTCATCAGTGTGTGACCGCCTCGACAACGCAGGCTGCAACGATGGCCGGTGCCGGTACGAGGTGTCATACGGCGATGGATCCTACACCCGCGGCACACTCGCGCTCGAAACCCTAACTTTCGGACGGATCCTAATCCGAAACATCGCGATCGGGTGCGGCCATATGAACCGAGGAATGTTCATCGGAGCCGCAGGGTTGCTCGGTCTCGGCGGCGGCGCCATGTCATTCGTCGGCCAACTCGGCGGCCAGACTGGCGGCGCGTTCAGCTACTGTTTGGTCAGTCGAGGCACAGAGTCCACAGGAACACTGGAATTCGGCCGCGGCGCTATGCCAGTCGGCGCCGCGTGGGTTCCCCTAATCCGAAACCCACGCGCTCCAAGTTTCTACTACGTCGGGCTTTCAGGACTCGGGGTCGGAGGGATCCGAGTACCAATACCCGAACAAATCTTTGAACTCACCGATTTAGGGTACGGTGGCGTGGTAATGGACACCGGAACCGCCGTGACGAGACTACCGGCACCGGCGTACGAAGCATTCCGAGACACATTCATCGGACAAACGGCAAACCTGCCTCGATCGGACAGAGTATCAATCTTCGACACATGCTATAACCTAAACGGGTTCGTATCGGTAAGGGTACCGACGGTGTCTTTCTACTTCTCCGGTGGACCGATACTGACGTTGCCGGCGAGGAATTTTCTAATTCCGGTGGACGGAGAAGGGACATTCTGCTTTGCATTTGCAGCATCGGCGTCGGGATTGTCGATCATAGGGAACATTCAACAAGAAGGGATTCAAATCTCCATTGATGGATCAAATGGGTTTGTGGGATTTGGGCCAACTATTTGTTAATTAATTCCCTTCATCAAACAAATATCAAACGAAGGCCGAATCCCAAATTACATAaatacttctttttcttcccctcaaatttaaaaagtattccatttttttcttaattttgtaagttatagatttctttttaactttttgtagAATTTATGTGAATTTGAGTTTAGATAGAATATGTTAGTGATTGAGAAGTTCTTTGTCTTGTAGAATtctcctttccttttcttttgtgTTAATACATTCATCATATATCTAACCTTTTTTTAAGATTAGTTAAtctcttttatttatatatatatatatatatatgaaattaaataaattattttaaataataaattttttgaaaaatatttgcaaatataataaaatttcatagactaatgacattttataaatattttttttccattcttctatatttaaaaataactcttaaatttataatttcaatTCTATGAATAATAGATAGTCATAGTTACGAATTTATTAAACATCTTTTAGAATAAGGATGTATTAGAAAGACATTTGAAATTAACGTAACCTtgatttaataaataaataataatgataataaaaatcAATATCTATTTTTAAGGTTTAGTGATCTATTTCAGAAGATATATAAAAGTCAAGAaagtaaatttgtaatttaactcAAAGAGTAGAtgtgttcaatgaatccctcaAATGTAGAGTTTATATTAAAAACTTAAGATCATAGTGGACAAAATATTAACAATTCGATATATACATATTAGAATTCAATTTTATGTATACATTTGAGAATCTATTAGATCTTTTTAAGTATTTAATTCTACCGATGGAACCTCAAACGTTTAGAAACCAAATTGACTTAACTGGCACAACATTTCTCTAATATTTAAGGTTGGATTCTCCCACTTGCATATTGATACTTtcggagaaaaaaaaaaacttataatttaGCCTAAATACAACTTTAGTAACCACATATTTGATCTCTTAATCAGTTTGAACCATCACTTTTGGATTTTTTATGTATTATATTAGGGAATGCTAAAGAGTGTAGCCTAGTTGAAATTAGTTGTTAAAAATGGCTTTAtgctttttttaaataaagtcttgctttttcattaaaaaaaaaaacactcattaaaaaaaaaaatttgaaatgtttttataagttcattattttcacttttttttttcttaccatATAAGGTAATCTAGAGATTGATATATTGATATTACAAGTTTATGCTAGTTGAGTAATGCTTATAAGGACTTTCAACCGTTTCTTAtaagaacatttttttttttttttgtaagttgACTTGTCACTACTTATAGTACAATACGACAAAAAACTAAAGATAAAACAAGGTACATTACTTGTCAACAACAAAGAATTGTTTTACTAAAAATATACATAGACAACAACTCTTaaaatttgaagttaaaatGAATAGTTTGAAAGAGGTAACCTTCGATCAAACAAATATAAcgataatttgaaaaaaaaaatgtatattgtTTTCTTGAGTTCAACAATTGTAGAAGATAGAATCGAAAACACAAAACTTGAAACGGTAAGTGATGTCTTATCCACTAAGTCATGCTTAGATGTAAGAAAAGGGTTAAACATTGGCAaatggaaaaggaaagaaaaatggaaggaaaTGTAAAGGTGGGTCAAAAAGAATGGGCAAAAGGGAGATGTGAATAAAAGTAAAAATGGGGAGTAGTAGAATAGTAGTTTAGGGTAAGGTGATAGGATCCAAGGGATCCCTTTAAGCTTTTAGTTTATTGTGTAATGTAAtgtagcaaaaagaaaaaaagaaaactcaattcattctcttataaatatatatatatatatatatatatatatatatatatatatatatatatatatatatatatatatatattgtttctCACTCTCTTGTGTTTGAAATGATGAAAATGGGAACCACCACTAAGGCAAACATGTGAAGGCATCACTAGGAGTTTTGGTCTGCCTTTGAAGTTCATTCAAGTAATCACTTTTGCAAAGCCATTCACTTTTTCCTCTTTTTATGACATTGTGAGATCAAGATTGATTACTTTTGTCCCCCCTCTTTCTTTTCtaaatctacttttttttttctcaaattagGTTAAgaattttaaactaataataaaattgttaagATCTCAAACGTCTCGAGAAAAACTAATAGAAGCCATGAACttatattcaaa containing:
- the LOC103502903 gene encoding protein ASPARTIC PROTEASE IN GUARD CELL 2 — translated: MLPLLLLLPLLATAVSSVATGPAATYPATQLLNVKDTIKETETTPSRLPQDLNLHENYPLFELDNNSSQSQWKLKLFHRDKLPLNFDTNHPRRFKERISRDSKRVSSLLRLLSNASDEQVTDFGSDVVSGTEQGSGEYFVRIGVGSPPRSQYVVIDSGSDIVWVQCQPCSECYQQSDPVFDPAGSATYAGISCDSSVCDRLDNAGCNDGRCRYEVSYGDGSYTRGTLALETLTFGRILIRNIAIGCGHMNRGMFIGAAGLLGLGGGAMSFVGQLGGQTGGAFSYCLVSRGTESTGTLEFGRGAMPVGAAWVPLIRNPRAPSFYYVGLSGLGVGGIRVPIPEQIFELTDLGYGGVVMDTGTAVTRLPAPAYEAFRDTFIGQTANLPRSDRVSIFDTCYNLNGFVSVRVPTVSFYFSGGPILTLPARNFLIPVDGEGTFCFAFAASASGLSIIGNIQQEGIQISIDGSNGFVGFGPTIC